The Phormidium ambiguum IAM M-71 nucleotide sequence AAACTGGGGTCTACAGTTCTAGGCCCCGGCACTAGTGCTATTTCATCAATACCGTATGCTCGGCGAGCAGCTTTACCTCGCCCAATTTGAATGTCCACGCTCGTACTCGTTCCCAAGATGTTATTTAAGCTAGGGTATCAAATTTTTGGACTGGGGGGCAGGGGCAGGGGAGAAAATGGAAAACTTTCTTGTGGTTTTTGGCATTAGTCTGAATACTAAAAAATAAGTGAAGAAAGATACAAAGAATTAAATTATGGGGGATTATTTTGCCAAACTCTTAAGCGGAAAAATTATGCGTAATGACAAAAAAAGATTGCTAATTGTTGGTGGTGTGGCTGGGGGTGCTTCTTGTGCAGCTAGGGCGCGTCGCTTGTCGGAAACGGCGGAAATTATTATTTTTGAACGGGGGCAGTTTGTCTCTTTTGCTAATTGCGGGTTGCCTTATTATGTGGGTGATGTAATTACTGATGAAAAAAAGTTGTTGGTTGCTAACGCTAACTTATTTAAACAAAGATTTAATATAGATGTGCGGCTGGAAAATGAAGTGTTATCAATTAACCGGGAAACTTCACAAGTTAATGTAAAAAATCGTCAAACGGGAGAAGTTTATCAGGAATATTATGATGCTTTAGTATTAGCTCCGGGTGCATCACCAATTCGCCCTAACCTTCCGGGAATTGATTTGCCGGGGATTTTTGCTTTAAGAACTATACCTGATAGCCGTCGAATTCGCCAATGGATTGATGAACATAAAGTTAAAAAAGCGATCGTAGTTGGTGGGGGTTTTATTGGTTTAGAAATGACCGAAAATTTGGTGAATCGGGGAATTTCTGTAACTTTATTAGAAGCTCAATCTCAAGTGATGCTGCCTTTTGATGAGGAAATGACTACTGCGATTAATAATTGTCTGGTTTCTCATGGGGTAATTTTGCGTTTGGGAGATAGTGTGATTGGTTTTGAATCTCATTCGGAGGGTGGAATTGCGGTTAAAACAAAATCAGGAGAAGTTCATCAAGCGGATTTAGTGATTTTGGGTATTGGGGTACGTCCAGAATCTACTTTGGCTAAGGATGCTGGGTTAGAAATTGGGAGTAGAGGTGGGATTAAAGTTAATGAAAAAATGCAGACTAGCGACCCAAATATTTGGGCGGTGGGAGATGTTGTTGAAGTTCAAGATTTTGTGACTAAAGAATGGTTATTAATTCCTTTGGCGGGGCCTGCAAATCGGCAGGGTAGAGTTGCTGCTGATGTAATTTTTGGCAGAAATAGTACTTTTCGTGGGGTGCAAGGAACTTCGGTTTGTGGGATTTTTGGATTGACGGTTGCTTGTACTGGGGTGAATGAAAAAACTTTGCAAAGATTGGGTTGGGAATATGGCAAGGTTTATTTACATCCGGGTCATCATGTTGGTTATTATCCTAATGCAAAACCGATCGATCTTAAACTGTTATTCTCTCCTGAAGATGGGCGAATTTTCGGGGCGCAAGCTGTGGGGGAAGCTGGGGCAGAAAAGCGAATTGATGTAATCGCAATGGCGCTGCAAAATGGGGCAACGGTGTTTGATTTAGAAGAGGCAGAACTTTGTTATGCGCCACAATTTGGGGCGGCGAAAGACCCAGTAAATATGGCGGGAATGATTGCGGCAAATGCGTTGCGAGGTGATGCACCTTTGGTACATTGGCAACAGTTAGATGAGTTTGATGGGGTGTTGCTAGATGTGCGTGAGGTGGGAGAGTTTGAGGCGGGTCATGTGGAGGGGGCAAAAAATATTCCTTTGTCTGTGTTGCGCGATCGCATGAATGAAATTCCCACTGACCAATCTATTTGGGTATATTGTCAAGTGGGGCAACGTGGTTATTATGCTACTCGTGCTTTGCGGTTAAATGGTTTTGATGCGAGTAATCTTAGCG carries:
- a CDS encoding FAD-dependent oxidoreductase translates to MRNDKKRLLIVGGVAGGASCAARARRLSETAEIIIFERGQFVSFANCGLPYYVGDVITDEKKLLVANANLFKQRFNIDVRLENEVLSINRETSQVNVKNRQTGEVYQEYYDALVLAPGASPIRPNLPGIDLPGIFALRTIPDSRRIRQWIDEHKVKKAIVVGGGFIGLEMTENLVNRGISVTLLEAQSQVMLPFDEEMTTAINNCLVSHGVILRLGDSVIGFESHSEGGIAVKTKSGEVHQADLVILGIGVRPESTLAKDAGLEIGSRGGIKVNEKMQTSDPNIWAVGDVVEVQDFVTKEWLLIPLAGPANRQGRVAADVIFGRNSTFRGVQGTSVCGIFGLTVACTGVNEKTLQRLGWEYGKVYLHPGHHVGYYPNAKPIDLKLLFSPEDGRIFGAQAVGEAGAEKRIDVIAMALQNGATVFDLEEAELCYAPQFGAAKDPVNMAGMIAANALRGDAPLVHWQQLDEFDGVLLDVREVGEFEAGHVEGAKNIPLSVLRDRMNEIPTDQSIWVYCQVGQRGYYATRALRLNGFDASNLSGGFKTYQGLKKD